A genomic region of Cherax quadricarinatus isolate ZL_2023a chromosome 42, ASM3850222v1, whole genome shotgun sequence contains the following coding sequences:
- the LOC138853886 gene encoding uncharacterized protein, producing MAKEAGILDSVFTGPVRICKVLILSAGRLEGKEHTGFKLLKRCHCDDSRKRKHRLPQERPVEDGISSSDIEEPMKKEPDLDNDETQSLPSCQSDDLVVDLSTLTAQSDDSVEVTAAAGAEQTGDLEAHPDGQSEKEGKTPDVRVNAGDAVKPAEGVKPAEGVKTADDDDVPEKEIIFEREVINLTESEQEERSHSV from the exons ATGGCGAAGGAAGCAGGCATTCTCGATTCTG ttTTCACTGGACCAGTCAGAATTTGTAAAGTTTTGATTTTATCGGCTGGTAGATTGGAAGGGAAGGAACACACCGGCTTCAAACTCCTAAAGCGGTGTCATTGTGATGATAGCAGGAAACGCAAACATAGGCTTCCTCAGGAAAGG CCTGTGGAAGATGGGATCAGTTCATCTGATATAGAGGAGCCTATGAAGAAAGAACCAGATCTCGACAACGATGAAACGCAGAGCCTTCCCTCATGTCAGTCTGATGACCTCGTTGTGGACCTCTCTACGCTCACTGCTCAATCTGATGACTCTGTTGAGGTCACTGCCGCAGCAGGTGCTGAACAAACTGGCGACCTTGAAGCGCACCCTGACGGTCAGTCGGAGAAGGAAGGGAAAACCCCCGACGTGAGAGTAAATGCTGGAGACGCAGTAAAGCCAGCAGAAGGGGTAAAGCCGGCAGAAGGGGTAAAGACGgcagatgatgatgatgtaccTGAAAAGGAAATCATTTTCGAGCGGGAGGTTATCAATCTTACAGAAAGTGAACAGGAGGAGCGCAGTCATTCAGTCTAA
- the LOC128701022 gene encoding uncharacterized protein: MTRHPARRCHLCGRLYPQDAAHHTFSCSFCGLSVCVANVTAHRRRCVTVGAGQYSKQMIRGAGQEERDQSVSSDESSTVTLPQEQVEPIAGPSGWRPAATSDSSSSKDHYYSFLGSPSSVNRRFTSGKKNFCSDEEESEMGDDSISEEPHITSRSECFQGHFCRIKYSIPASHKHDPILFLQSFATTFMRHILQFFTVLSGRALYENALRIYAELSLILRRQSLLGEDDSREHYITFPAQLVTRDDISRLLRSWREYLSMRLETEISSGEGSGFILDYIKGFHIVICKNGVRGYLGDYIEYPTSLRGKNQIFNPRGVKNSCFIQCLAAFFCRRLGWGWYKIRRYLSRCDSLQKFVNYSRVTLPVQWSDIHKLESDNKISIFIYCLTSHEGTYHATLCRRGSNKYSLVVPLLLLGKTHVALIKHFQKYMRIFSRKHSRNKHFCLNCLSEYSDICNLKTHFNSCDNQQKLIFPPAGSVCKFKNTHKGYLPSHTAFVDLEAYLDNRKPEGVITARHVAIAYGYIVIDRNSTIIDRYVHRGVQCIDHMYDRLSSLWDWIKMNTPCYPLHMTREQHIHFAIQKKCNFCHQDFTLTKPKVRHHDHLMPKANYLGALCNNCNLRQKNSGKYLPVIIHNLSYDMALIIKELSVKAPINVLMKQGYKFLKVEIGALRFLDSLAFLSAGLASLAQAHIASKSPLKFTEAMISHLPPESWGSLLTGKQVFPYEYCSSPERLEEKTLPPKRAFYSSLSKKHISQEEFDHAHLVWEKTACQTLGDYLLVYLSCDVGLLADIFTLHRRLLYNIYNLDVVHYVSLPGFAYDAFLKTSGVELELITDQELYNIIQSNIRGGFTTAVRTFAQANNQFINPNFDEKNLVSKFLLYWDFNSLYGSCMTEALPYANIRKLSPAEMASFLANGSLLQKNPQDSIKGYWLLIDTLGIAPELARYTDDLPLCLYHKQITLDDLSEYSKQLLAISNQKLPRKNTKLVGDHLPKRNYLISLPLLQLFLEIGLQIEKIHSIYEFSQGKYLAGFVETNVRQRNSSTSKDCQRLFKLLTNSVFGKTLFNPSKYANKTKLITSAGAFLRAVSKPLFKKAIKLSENKVLVTTGTPAIKLTYPNYIGYQILELAKFKLYHFWYMILKKTYQDKIKLIYSDTDSVIACLEGIKNLTDEIGKEPLRKWIDTSNFPTDHPLYNDSRKGSLGLLKSEVGDRLISEIVCIKPKMYSILLADNNNTIAAKGVPQSEQQLLTHNNFRSVLEDGSKHTFQYSQIRNLKGQMTTITTRKRGLSSFDDKRFYLDAYHSVSYGHPDARETKFKLFKDKTDDKVEEDEEANSSTEEGSTEEEEELEMRDSCNLWRGREKTVRDFFPRVKHRRERGRSSATARSFMLLEASCSEGEEE, encoded by the exons ATGACTCGTCACCCAGCTCGCAGATGCCACCTATGCGGGCGATTATACCCTCAGGATGCAGCTCACCACACTTTCTCCTGTAGTTTCTGCGGGCTATCAGTGTGTGTGGCGAATGTCACAGCTCATCGCAGGAGATGCGTGACAG TTGGGGCGGGGCAATACTCCAAGCAGATGATCCGGGGGGCGGGCCAGGAAGAAAGAG ATCAGTCTGTGTCCTCCGATGAATCTTCGACCGTAACACTCCCACAAGAGCAAGTTGAGCCGATTGCCGGTCCCAGTGGATGGAGACCAGCCGCCACAAGTGACAGCTCCTCTTCCAAGGATCATTACTACTCTTTCTTGGGTTCCCCCTCCTCTGTTAATCGAAGGTTCACttcaggtaaaaaaaatttttgttcagATGAGGAAGAGAGTGAAATGGGAGACGATTCCATTTCAGAGGAACCACACATTACGAGTCGGTCGGAATGTTTTCAAGGTCACTTCTGTCGAATAAAATATTCAATTCCTGCCTCTCATAAACACGACCCCatattatttcttcagtccttcGCAACAACATTTATGAGGCACATATTACAGTTTTTCACTGTTCTATCAGGACGAGCACTTTATGAAAATGCTCTTAGGATTTATGCCGAACTGAGCCTTATTTTGCGCAGACAGTCGCTACTGGGAGAGGATGACAGTCGTGAGCATTATATAACTTTTCCCGCGCAACTAGTTACACGAGATGATATATCTCGGCTCTTACGGTCATGGAGGGAGTACCTTAGCATGCGATTAGAAACTGAAATTTCATCGGGCGAGGGATCAGGCTTCATACTAGATTATATAAAGGGTTTTCATATTGTAATATGCAAGAATGGAGTGCGTGGATACCTAGGAGACTATATAGAATATCCCACATCTTTACGAGGGAAAAATCAGATATTTAACCCGAGAGGAGTAAAAAATAGCTGTTTTATTCAATGTCTGGCGGCCTTTTTCTGTCGTAGACTTGGCTGGGGCTGGTATAAAATCAGACGATATTTATCTAGATGTGATAGCCTTCAGAAATTTGTCAATTACTCGCGAGTGACTCTCCCTGTCCAGTGGAGTGACATCCACAAACTCGAGTCTGACAACAaaatatcaatatttatttattgcttAACTTCTCATGAAGGGACCTATCATGCTACTTTATGTCGTaggggtagtaataaatattcactggtaGTGCCCCTGTTATTGTTGGGAAAGACTCATGTAGCTTTAATCAAACACTTCCAGAAATATATGAGAATTTTCTCCAGAAAACATTCACGCAATAAGCACTTTTGCTTGAATTGTTTAAGTGAATATAGTGACATTTGCAACTTAAAAACTCACTTCAATTCATGCGACAACCAACAAAAGTTGATTTTTCCCCCAGCTGGAAGCGTTTGTAAATTCAAAAATACTCACAAGGGCTACTTGCCCTCTCATACTGCCTTTGTGGATTTAGAAGCTTATCTCGATAATCGTAAGCCAGAGGGGGTAATAACAGCTAGACACGTAGCAATAGCTTATGGCTATATAGTGATAGACAGAAATAGCACTATAATAGATAGATATGTCCATCGGGGGGTACAGTGTATTGATCATATGTATGATAGACTTTCGTCTTTATGGGATTGGATAAAGATGAACACTCCCTGTTATCCGCTTCATATGACCAGGGAGCAGCATATACATTTTGCCATACAGAAGAAGTGCAACTTCTGTCATCAGGACTTTACTCTTACCAAACCAAAGGTGAGGCATCATGACCATCTAATGCCTAAGGCTAATTATTTAGGAGCACTCTGCAATAATTGCAATTTAAGGCAGAAAAATTCAGGTAAATATTTGCCTGTTATTATTCATAACCTATCATATGATATGGCTTTGATAATTAAAGAACTAAGTGTTAAAGCCCCAATCAATGTTTTAATGAAACAGGGATATAAATTTCTAAAGGTAGAAATAGGAGCACTACGTTTCCTGGATAGTCTAGCCTTCTTGTCCGCTGGTTTGGCTAGTTTGGCTCAGGCGCACATAGCTTCAAAATCACCCTTGAAATTCACAGAGGCGATGATAAGTCATCTACCCCCCGAAAGTTGGGGAAGCTTATTAACCGgcaaacaagtgtttccttatgAATATTGCAGCTCCCCAGAAAGGCTCGAAGAGAAGACTTTACCCCCAAAAAGAGCTTTCTACAGTTCTCTGTCTAAGAAGCATATTAGCCAAGAAGAATTCGATCATGCTCATCTGGTTTGGGAGAAAACAGCTTGTCAAACTCTAGGAGACTATCTCCTAGTATATCTCAGCTGTGATGTAGGACTTCTGGCTGACATATTCACCTTGCATAGGAGATTATTATACAACATCTATAATCTAGATGTTGTTCACTATGTTTCTCTCCCCGGCTTTGCCTATGATGCCTtcttaaaaaccagtggagtggaATTAGAATTAATTACTGATCAGGAGCTTTATAACATCATACAGTCTAATATAAGAGGCGGCTTCACTACTGCTGTTAGGACGTTTGCTCAGGCCAATAACCAGTTCATTAATCCCAATTTTGATGAGAAAAACTTAGTAAGTAAATTTTTGCTATACTGGGATTTTAATTCTCTTTatggttcttgcatgactgaggCGCTGCCCTACGCAAACATTCGAAAACTCTCACCCGCAGAAATGGCGAGTTTTCTCGCAAATGGCAGTCTTCTCCAGAAGAATCCTCAAGACTCTATAAAAGGTTACTGGCTTCTTATAGACACTCTAGGAATAGCCCCAGAATTAGCTCGCTACACGGATGACTTACCACTATGTCTCTATCACAAACAGATAACATTAGATGATCTATCTGAGTACAGCAAACAGCTATTGGCTATCAGTAATCAAAAACTACCCCGTAAAAATACTAAATTAGTGGGGGACCATCTCCCCAAACGAAACTACCTAATATCATTGCCTTTATTGCAGTTGTTCTTGGAGATAGGTCTACAAATTGAGAAAATTCATAGCATATATGAATTCTCACAAGGAAAATATCTGGCGGGCTTTGTTGAAACGAACGTGAGGCAACGCAATAGTAGCACTAGTAAAGACTGTCAGCGATTATTTAAATTGTTGACCAATTctgtattcggcaagacattgttTAATCCATCAAAATATGCCAACAAAACGAAGCTCATAACATCAGCGGGAGCATTTTTGCGAGCGGTGAGTAAGCCACTATTTAAGAAAGCCATAAAGCTTTCAGAAAACAAAGTATTGGTTACGACGGGGACGCCAGCCATAAAACTCACTTACCCTAATTACATAGGTTACCAGATACTAGAACTTGCCAAATTTAAGCTGTACCATTTTTGGTATATGATTCTTAAGAAAACATACCAAGACAAAATAAAACTAATCTATTCAGATACCGATAGTGTCATCGCCTGTTTAGAGGgcatcaaaaaccttactgatgaaatcggtaaggaaccattgaggaaatggatagacacatctaatttccccacagatcatcctctctacaatgactcaaggaagggatctctaggcttacttaaaagtgaggtgggggaccgccttatttcagaaatagtctgcattaaacccaaaatgtatagcatcctgctagcagataataacaacactatcGCTGCAAAAGGAGTTCCTCAGTCTGAACAACAATTATTAACTCATAATAACTTTAGAAGTGTGCTGGAAGACGGTTCTAAACATACCTTCCAATATAGTCAAATTAGAAATTTAAAAGGTCAgatgaccactatcaccactaggaaacgaggtcttagctcatttgatgataagcgcttttacttagatgcctatcactctgtatcctatggtcatccagatgccagagaaacaaagtttaaattatttaaagataaaacagatgacaaagtggaggaagacgaagaagctaatagcagtactgaagaagggagtacagaagaagaagaggaactagagatgagagacagttgcaatctttggcggggaagagaaaaaaccgtaagagattttttccccagggtcaagcatcgacgcgagagaggtagatcttccgccactgctcgtagtttcatgctcttagaagctagctgttctgagggagaggaggaataa